GTGTAGATGAACAGCATTGATGTGTCCAAGGAGCATCAGATCTCCTCTTGCTGGTGAAGCTAGTTCGGAACTAACCATTCTGGGGAGTTATTTGCCCCTTCTTATTATCATCTCCATGTGGTGCTGAACTGACTATGGTTCTGAAGCAAAATGTTGGTTCTATTTATTGTCTTTCCACACTGCAGGGTGATCGCCCGCCGTGTCCTGAGATGTAAAAAGTTATGAATTTGCCTTCCTTTCTTTCCTCTGGCTACTTTTGTGACTGCAGCCTCCCACTGAAGCAACATATTGCCATGGTACGGAGGGTGTTCCAGACTGGGCATAGGCTGAGCTTCATGCTGTTGCTGTTTGTGCTGCTGAAACCATAatatacacatgcacatacacacacaccgccTCCTCAGCTGCCACTGACAGAGGGGAACCCAAGCACACTGGATATATTGCAGTTGGGACTCCAGTGCAACTACCAGAAGGTCACAATGAGCTGTGGATTAATCTCAGTGTGTTTGGGGGTTATTGCTGCATATCAGTAAACCAATCTGTGCAGAGTTAGGAAACCTGGTGGCAATACGGTATCCTTACCAAAGCTCCTGTGCCATGGATGGGAAACTGAAAGGACGCTCTTTTAATTCGTCCTAAAATGGGCCCTTCTGACACCTAGGATGGGATAAATATGGACTGTGTTCTACTGGCACAAGGTTGTCCTGCTAATCTTCAGGATTAACCCCTTTGAGGTAAGGGAAGTGCTAATGTTTGCAATCAGTCATTGCACCTCTCAATGTAACAACCTGCCTGCTGGAGTAATTATATCTGTACCTCCACATCATCAAAATGCTTTTGTATCCATTTACAGCTGGTTATATACATATTCACAGAATTAAAATCAGTCTTTAACTTACCAAGACCCAACACACAGGTTATCTATTTCTCCAACATCCCAGTTCCATAccccagattgtaagctcttgtgaacagGGCCCTCATTACTTCTCCAGCTATTTCACTACAAGCCCCCATACATCTGATCTTGTACATATTCACTCTAAAGAAGGTTGTAATATATACGTTACTTTGGCAGCAGCTATAATGCATGCTGGTTGTATGCTTCCCGTGCCGGTTTCTATGAATAATAAAGTATAGGTAACCTGTAGCATTCTTAGGGAGGATTATAGAAGCTGATTCAAATGATAAGGAATTTCCAGGGCTCCCAGGCACACAGCTTTCATTTCAATACCCTGTAAAATGCAGAGGCACCTTACAAATCACTTAACAAAATTGCTTAATGCCAAACATGCCGCTGTAATATCTACAGTCTCCTCTCTGTGAAGGCAACAAGAAAACTGCAGTGTCAGTGTAGCATTCATTTTAGCCAGCCATGCGGCTGTTGCTCTCAGTTTTACACCTTATCTATAAGCCTGGCTCAGGGAAGATTTAAAACTGTTCCTATTTTTCCTGACCTGTCCATCTATTAAAAGGTTGATTTTCATTTGCAACCAGACTGAGCCATTCACACCCAGTATTTACAGTTCTATGCAGCATGCCAGAATGTGTGTTTGTGAGGCAGGGAGCATGGGGTGGGGGATCAGTTTGTTGCAGCAACCATTAACCCTTTGGAAACTTGTAATAAAGCTGTTTGTAATTGTGTCATTCATCATACaagctgtatatttatatacaagcaGGATGTGGGCTTTGTTGCACTATTTTAAGTTGACTCTGCCTTTTACTCTTTTAAACACAGTCCTTATGGGTTTTGCATTGAGCCACTGCAATACTTATGTGGAACAGTGGATTTACCAGAGGGGACTCTCTCTGCATTCAGTGATACAACACCCTAAACAGTTACACTTGAGCCAATGTGAAACTTTTCTACTTCTATtttctacttaaaaaaaaaataaaaatctagaaTCATTCTAAACTCTGTAATACTCTGGGTCGGATAGTTAGGTCTTATTAAGTCACTTAGTCTTGCACCATGTGACACCATGAGGATGAATCTCATTAAGTGCAAGCTTAGTAAATAGGCCCCActtatttgtttgtaaaaaaaaaaaaaacaattttgtggCACACTCATCATTGCTATTTAATATCTGAATACATGCCTTGGATATCAGTGGAAAAATCATGTTGCCCCATTGCTGTGTTCTGCTGTATTTGCACTTCTCATTGATTATGCAACATGCCCTTCAGCTATTACATGCACATTAGAGATAGGGCCATTTAATTAGCAGTTATTATAAACTATAGCTTAGGGTTCCACCCAGCTGTTCATCCAGATATGCTGAGTTATAGCAATCACCACCTGGAGTGTTGTAAAATATCTCTTAATAATTATTGgtcacatttaaaaatgttagcaTAACACCTACCCCTTTATTCAGGCATCTCACGTTGTTGGAATCCCCTTACTTTGTTCATTGACAAGTTTGTAGGCTACACAATTCACAGGACACTTTTTTCTTTCTTCACACAAACCCCTTAATTGTTAAACTATATTTCCCATTGATATGGTACATTGATGACAGAATTAGAagcattaaaaactagaaaagcatACAAATCACACAGATGTGACTGTAAATCTTTTCATCTTTACTAAATTTTAGTAAAATTTCTCCTCTTCCATTATCCCTGTTTCCTTTATCCCCTCTTTAGTTCTACTTACTCCCTCTACAGCTCTGATACATAATGACTTTACATGCCAGTGGGCTTGCTGTGCAGCCAACATTTTGCCATAACTTGAAATAATAAACTAATGCAGCAGGCACAGGTCCCTGACAACATGTTGTGTAGAAGGTAGACGTTTGGCCCTGAGGAACCTGCATGATCAGTGAAACGTTTAGGTATGCACAGGTGGACTGTACATTGTGGGTAGTCCCATTTGTTAGTTGCAAGACCACTCCTGCGAAGAGATAGACACAAGATTTTGGGCAGTGACCTGTGGATATCATCATGATTCCCTTTGTGCATGTTAGTGGCTCTAAGCAATAATGCCTGATCCACTGTATGGCTCTTCGAAGAGAGAAGATAGTGTTAGCGCTTCCCCAGCCAGGAAAGAAAAGTGAGTCTATTCCAACTAGCAGTAGAAGGATTCTGCAAGATTTTAAACCCaactacgggtatgggatcccttatctggaaacccgatatccagaaagctccaaattacggaaagcccgtctcccatagactccattttaatcaaataattcagaattttaaaactgttttcctttttctctgtagtaataaaacagtaccttgtaattgatcccaactaagatatagataATCATTaatggatacaaaacaatcctattgggtttaattaacattttattgattttttagtagacttaaggtatggagatccaaattatggaaagaccccttatccagaatacccttggtcctgagcattctggataatgggtcctatacctgtataacaattctGAGTGGATTTAACTCCATGTACTTTCTCTAGAGAAAGCTGTGTGCACAGAGCAGAATGAGGCCTTATTCAATATGAAATATAACCACACAGACAGCTGGGGATGTGTGCTTTGCTTTAGGCTTCTCATTCCCTGCTGAGCAGTAAAATGGGAGGCTGAATTTATGGAGTACTAGCTTGAGTTTATGGTGGGATTTCTCATAATAGGCTAAAGTGATTAACGATGAGACTTGTTAACTGCATGGGCCTTCACTGAACAGAGCAGGTATTTGTTTGTCTGGAGTGTCTCAGTATAACATGGAAATCAGCACTCAATACACACTTCTAAATCTCCTCTCttcttaattaattaatattttatgatTTAACCTGGCACCTTACTCTAATTAGGCACCTTGTCCTCATCTAAACAGAAGCAACTTCAGCCGCAGCTAAAAATGCTGCTTGGCTTAAAACTTTACTTGCGGGAAAACACAGACCTCAATTCAGCCCCTACTCTggtatcagcctttccctgtgcctacaCCCAGTGCCAGTGCATCAGcgtgggtgcaggcacatggagcggatttcccaggctgacacaatggctccaggggcaggcacagggaaagactAATGCTAGCGTAggggctgtttctcagcctgcaggcaaataaacacaaatggcaaaatccactccatgtgcctgtGCCCAGCCAGACTCAATGGctctgggtacaggcacagggaaaggctgatgccagtgttgGGGATGATTCTGCAGGCCAATAATCATtactgtggggcattagccttaagtctCTTAGAGAGCTACTGTTGCAATTCGCTACATTAGTTGTACACATTTCTCAGCCACAAGACAATCTGAGCTTATAAGACACAGAAGAGGGAAggatacaaaaaaagtcaagctTGTGCCCCAAATGAGCACTGTTCACCCCTAAGTGTCCTTGTGCTTTTGTCAGGGTCATAATAGATACATTCTGTTTGCAAAAATGTTCAGCGcctacattttaatatttttagagtCACCAATTGCAGTACTTATCAACAGCTTTATGGATTTTGAGGTAAGTACATGCCAGCTTTGCACACTGCTTGGGAGTCATGTCCACCCATTTATCCAGGCAAATTTTCTCCATCTTATTACGATTAGCCATCAAGTTCCACCCTTTCAAATGATCTCCAGCACTTACACATATATATTGTCCATAGGTAATTACAGTAAGGCGGTGTGTACAGGACTTTGCAGTGTCTTAGGTCTAAGCAAGTAGGGGTGTCTAAAAAGATGCCCATGTTCCATCCCCAGTcttccccttatgaatacagcttTGCTAAATATAGAGGGCTCTGGATTCATAGGGAAAGAAAAGGTCTTTGCAATTTGCCCCACACTTAGCCCTTGACGAACAGGCATTTATGTAAAGTGCACAATGGATAGTGCTTTGTGTCCTGCTCTGCATTTGGTAAGTGATTCCCAAAGTCTCAAAATAGCTGGAGTGGACCATTGTGGGGATGTTGTAAACTTTGCCCAATCCACTGTCTCCTGATCAGATGTTTTTTCAGTCCATGCTTGGTCAGTGGAGAAGGAGTTAATCATTTGCACTGATATCAGTGTTTTtagcatttgtgttttttcatccAACTGATTGGGTGCCCTCTATGAATAAAAATTAGAGAATTCAGAAAGCATTAACAGACCAAGGTGAAGGGCAGAGAGCAAACACCTTGCAGGAAACTGCAGATAAATAGTACAAAGCAAACCCTCTTTAAATATTACAACCAAGTGGTAGAAGGTGCTGGAGTGTTAATGGACATgaatttgcaccccttagtgctccagCACTTGAACTTTAAAGATAGGTAATGAGCCCTAACTTATTGGCTATAGTACTCGGATACTTACCGAATGGCCATTTTAGACTTGAAACACAGAGATTCAGGATGGTGCTAGAACAGGCCGGGGATATAACAATATCtttgagggccacatctggcccatgaGCCTTCAGTGAGACAACCCTGGCCTAGGGCATCCAAAGCTATCAATACACCTCTAGCTTTATATCCTGTTAGTGGGAGCTCCACCCAAATTATAGTCACTCGTTTAGCACTCAGTACCCACTTTTGGGGTATGTAAAAAAGGTACAGGTCTGGTCACCTTTAGCAACCATTCAACCTGTgacatttactggtcaactgatgtaaagtaaacatcttattggttgctatgggttaatccTTCTAGGCaagctttgtttttatttcataagGGGTTAGCGTGTGGCCTCTATGTTAGTGTGTGTGACCTCTATGGGGCATTGACCTTCTCCCTCTGGTCTCTCTCTGGTCTCTCTGGTGCTTAGGGACTAATTACTTAACTACCATTATGGTACCAATACCCAATACCATACTGATCTTAAAAGCATTATTGATACAGACTATATAACGTATGATAATTGTCCAAATTGTAAATCCCTGCATGTAATTTGCATCAGGGATGAATGTCTGGAATAGGCACTGAGTGCTGTGCACTAGCACCCACAGGCAATAAATGTGCAAAGCAGCCAATCCGATGCTTTCCTTTTATTTAACACTTTCCTGAATTAAAATGTTCCCGGCAGCCAGGAAAGTGTTTTTAAATCGTAAAATTgatcaaactgctgggaatccttttGGATTTCTCAGTTCAACCTTTAATAAAACAGCACCCTAATCTTGAATGGAAATTGATTTTTGCCTTCACTTCTATTCCATTGCATAGTTCTATGAATTTATTGGTtttaatgtacagtgctgtgaaTACAAGTAGCTCATATATCATAGAACTGTACATGCATGCTTGCATATAGATTTTGAGATACTGACTATGTTATCACATACAGTGGTCACATACATCTTTTACACTAAAAATTGGTGTTTTTATCCCCCAGATTCCCAAGTGTACTAGTCTCCTTGCTGCTTGATTCAGACCCACATGGCAGCGGCTGGATACAGTTCCTAGTGGAGTGGCACATATAAGGTCCAGCATTGGGGGATGGCTCTACATATTTCTGCAGCCTCAATGATTCTATTGGCAATCACAGCATCAGCATCCTCTGCTTCTATTAACCAGGAAGACTATGCTGCAGATGAAGGAGACCAAACCTCTAGTAATGATAACTTGATTTTCGATGATTACAGAGGCAAAGGCTGCGTGGATGACAGTGGTTTTGTATACAAACTTCAGGAGAGATTTTTTCCTGGGCATTCTAATTGCCCTTGTGTTTGTACAGAGGATGGACCTGTTTGTGACCAGCCGGAGTGCCCGAAAATCCACCCCAAGTGTACTAAAGTAGAACACAATGGATGCTGTCCGGAGTGTAAGGAAGTAAAAAACTTTTGTGAATATCATGGGAAAAGCTACAAAATTCTGGAGGAGTTTAAGGTAGGTCTGACAAGTTATGCGCCagctatatttattattattatgcatatACAGAGCTAGATTTACTAACTGgtgaatacatttatttatactgtcAGCATATTACAGATGTGCAGTGGGGAATGTACCAAGCCCCCCACCTTTGTGTACTGCAACCCCTACCTGCCACCCCCCTGCTATCCACTGGCCCACTAGCATCCCCTGCTGCCCACCCACTCGCTTACAGGTGGGAGAGGGGCCAGGTAGGGAGGACTTCTACACAACTATAGAGAAAGAAAACCCCTTTCCCCCaaccactgggtctgcttcctctatatacAGCCCCACAAAGGcccactgtctatggcatcttaaaacagcccctctgacattttccagaatccacagaatgCCAGTCTAGAGCCCGCCAGCCCCCTTTGATGAATCAAGCATGGCTATATACCTTTGTAAATTAGTGTGGCAGACTTAGGCTGGACTAAGCCAGGTTAGGGTCGGGCACTGGGCAAATTATTTTCAACCCATGCATTACTAGCGCAAATGTCATTTCCAGCATGCCGATGCTCATGGCACCAGATATGACCTTGTTGGCAAGTTGCAAAGGGCATATATAGGCGTAAGTGCCTCTTTAAATAGAGTTTAAGTCCAGGCaattctgcactttgcacttgtgcttGTATTTATATACGAGTTTACAATGTCATTAGCAAATCTGTCTCCCTGATTAATACTCAGAGGAAGTAATAAGAGTAAAATCCCTAGCTAACTCATGCTGCCTCAACCTGTGCTTGTATAAAGTGATTGATTACTGAATCTTCATACTAATAATACTTTTATGACCCATCcccttttaaaaaagcaaaagcagGTGACTGACTGTTTAAGCACAGTTTGAGGGTTGTGCTTGTGCTTTGTATCAATGGGATTCCAGCTTGGGCGCTGAAAGGCATTTATATGTTCTCTCCATGCCTGAGGGCTTCCACCATGTCCTCCAGATTCCTCTCATACTCTGCCAACATACAGAAAGGCTTACTGGTTCCTGACAACAATGACCCTACagtgtgtgaatgttatagggacctcagattgtaagctccactggagcaggtactgaagtgaatgatgtataatctctgtaacacCCAGAAACTAAAACTGACCGTAATATGTgtaaatatgatagggaccttagattgtaagcctcactgggggcagggactgaagggaatgatgtataatctctgtaacagCCATTAActaaaactgaccctactgtgtgaatgttataggggccttagattgtaagccccactgggggcagggactgaagtgaatgatgtaTACTTTCTGCAAAGTGCTGAATAAAGTTGTTGCCAATAataaattaaagggattctgatgaggtgccctcagccatgtgacttgcacTCTCATAAACTTAAATCACTCTTTACTGctatgctgcaagttggagtgatgtcacctcCCTCTCTTTTGCCCTCTCATGCCCCACCTAGTTGTATATATGAGAATAACACCCAATAGTAAAACACTCAAGTCCCACCATTGTTCCTTTatttacattgagtaggagaaacaataggttaccggaaagcagttctaatgtgttctAACAGGCTCCttgtgaaagctcagactcaggcacaatgcacaatgcacctacacaccaatattacagcaaaaaaaaaacgtagaatgaattatttgcaatgtacacaatgtacaccataaaatcataagAGAATCCCTTCAAGGAAATTTGGCACTTCTACCTTCAGGGCAGCCATCATAGGAAATACATGTAGTAAGCAATAGGGGGGGGTAGTCATTTATGATGCCTTGAGAAATGACATTTATCATTGTTCAGTAATACCCAAGGGGGTCGAGATCTTACACTTTTACAAGAGTCAACTGGAATCAGTGGGTTTTAGATGGCAGCAGAAAAGGGAATGATAGATATGAATAGCGACTAATTTAACAATAAACAAGCCATTTTCCCCAAGCATTGCACTTGTAagcaatattacagctaataaaCCATTTTGTGCAGGCTGCTTTTTCACCTTCTATCTTCATGCTGATCGCATCAATTCAAGACCTTTCAAAATCCCCCATGCTTATTAAATATTGATGTGCACTTTATTTATTGGTaccatgaaaaatgaaaagatactctgtaaaaaaaaatggttttatgaTCCTAAGAACAAGGAGGATCCCAAAATGAATATCAAGCAATCTAATTTGCTTTCTTCCTTTATTGACACGATGTAAATTGTCAGTGGAGCCCTTGCGTTCCGTTGTGCAGAGATGCAACGCATTCACTTCTGGTTTGTGGGCTGAATTGTGAATGATCACAAACCATGGTTAGTTTTTTCATAGCTGCCTTTTACtgtgatatatagatatatagccCTCAGAAATCATCAGCATTATTGTTCAATGAGGGATACCCTACAGTGTATGATTTTAAAAGACAATATTAAATGTACAGTATCTAACAGAAAAAAGCTTAAAGTGACTGGACTTTCTGAATTTTCTTGAACATTTTTCACCGCTCATCCGAGGGGCTTCCTCAGTTCATCTGAGCAGTAGGGGATTCCCCGGTATTtatacccttaggggctgatttactaacccacgaatccgacccgaattggaaaagttccgacttgaaaacgaacattttgcgactttttcgtaagttttgcgagtttttcggattctttacgaatttttcgttaccaatacgatttttgcgtaaaaacgcgagtttttcgtatccattacgaaagttgcgtaaaaagttgcgcttttttcgtagcgttaaaacttacgcgaaaagttgcgcatttttcgtagcgttaaaacttaaaaggtgcaaagtttcgcgtaagttttaacactacgaaaaaagcgcaactttttgcgcaagttttaacgctacgaaaaaaccgccagattttacgcaactttcgtaatggctacgaaaaactcgcgtttttacgcaaaaatcgtattggtaacgaaaaattcgtaaagaatccgaaaaaatcgcaaaaaaacgaaaaaatcgcaaaataccgatcgttacgaaaaaaacgcaatcggactcatttcgacccgttcgtgggtaagtaaatcagccccttagggtagtacagtcacaggcatccaatcacaatggttctattgaacttattcagatatatatgttgtgccattccagtttttatttgtattttgcctgattaAGAGCTTgcaatgtatctttatttattgttagccaatataagcataatttctacaatacttttgtatttgtgttttttatttattattttaacctAAAATGCAATTGGGTTTGTGATAAAATCACTCCATTCACCAAATAATATATTGTTAAAGCAAATAGGatggacattaaaggagaaagaaaagctaagtcacttggggtgccaaaatgttaggcaacccccaagtgacttaaatcgcttaccttttaccccgggctggtgcccatgttaggagaaaacagcaccagcccggggtacctgtagagagcgcttcctccttcctgtatcgctcgcgcgcgcatgcgcagtagagtgaaaagccgaactttaacagagaagttggcttttcactcttctgTGCCTATTGTGTTATTCTTAGTGAAATACAGGCGGAAGGAGGACGcgttcgctacaggtaccccggcctggtgctgttctctcctaacaggggcaccagcccggggtaaaaggtaagcgattaaagtcacttgggggtgcttaacattttagcacccccaagtgacttagcctttccttctcctttaagaacagggCTCCTTTGCACCCTACACTTCCCTCTGTCTGAATGATACTGGCCCAGGGTTCTTCTTAATGAGCGCTACTGAGTGATCTCCTTCTCCTGCTTCTACTTTCATATCTACCCCAGGCccgacacatgcgcagtagagagggAAAGCTGGCTTATTTGTTAAAGTTtagtttttcactctactgtacatgtgCATATCTGCGTGAAGAAAAAAGATGCAGGAAGAGAATTGCTCTGTAGAACCCCGGCCCAgggcagttttctgttaacaggagCATCTGCCTGGGGATTTAGATAAGTAATTTGACCAAAgagattctgggaacaaattccttaaggctcctaaaaaaatcccatttacatgagtctatcctataggctaaagctcccccactgggtttttgaagcagaagccaggataatagctgatcagattcccaactacagacaggtttcgcccttcttggggctcatcagtgtagtgcagggttttctgatcatctTAGGTAGAGCCAGAACTGGGGATTAATGAACAAGTAAGTAATTTCAATCACTTAAGGGTATCtattagttatgagcgaatctgtcccattttgcttcgccataaaattcatgaaatggcaagaaaagtCGCCAGCggtgaaaattttgtgaaacgcatttgtggcacaatttttttgggaatgcccgtgtctttttttttttttgtcacccacccaatttgatgtgactatGCCCAATCTTGACGCGCGCATGCCCAATTTGACCCGcgcgtgcccaatttgacgcacaccaattttttttgacacgcgacaaatttttcagtgccaaattttcactgaagtttctcaaaacaatttgccaatggcgaaatgcggaaattcgctacgaatccatggctgccaaaaaaattcgctcatcactagtgtctaTCATTTGGCACCCTGTCCCAAGTGATTTatactttccttttttctttaatcagaaaaatgtgataaaatttACCTACAGCCCGGTGAGCTTCTTTAGTTCACTCTAGGACATTCTCCTTTTGGATGTTGaatgtttttggaaaaaaagtcCTGCAGAAAGAAGCTGCGCTCAACTCTTATAGTATCTGCCAGCATTTTGCACACACAGTTTTTCCTATTTAACCAGTATCCACATTCCCATCCAACCTACTGTAATTATCTGAAACTAGTCTTGTGATTACTACTAAATGGTGGATGAAGCCATGTTTTCTTGCCACATTTTCCTTGCTAAGCGAAAGACACTGAAAGCCTCTGTGAGCAAAAAATTAGTAATTATCAAGATGACTGAAATGACTGAAACTGAACAGAATAAAGTAACCTACAAGTTTTTATAGAGTGTGTAATAACTCCACTtctttaaggctgatgtcccatggagtgtgtaagtcacctgcaataaatctctgctataaTGGGCAATTaaccgaaatgcctttccaccggcaataggAATCCTGGTGGAAAGCCCTCTTCGCTTCAGTTTCAAgtcacgtgaagttgcctgcaggaagaaactttttgtgactttg
The genomic region above belongs to Xenopus tropicalis strain Nigerian chromosome 9, UCB_Xtro_10.0, whole genome shotgun sequence and contains:
- the vwc2l gene encoding von Willebrand factor C domain-containing protein 2-like isoform X1, with product MALHISAASMILLAITASASSASINQEDYAADEGDQTSSNDNLIFDDYRGKGCVDDSGFVYKLQERFFPGHSNCPCVCTEDGPVCDQPECPKIHPKCTKVEHNGCCPECKEVKNFCEYHGKSYKILEEFKPSPCEWCRCEPSNEVHCVVADCAVPECVNPVYEPEQCCPVCKNGPNCFAGTTIIPAGIEVKVDDCNICHCHNGDWWKPAQCSKRECHGKPNL
- the vwc2l gene encoding von Willebrand factor C domain-containing protein 2-like isoform X2, whose protein sequence is MALHISAASMILLAITASASSASINQEDYAADEGDQTSSNDNLIFDDYRGKGCVDDSGFVYKLQERFFPGHSNCPCVCTEDGPVCDQPECPKIHPKCTKVEHNGCCPECKEVKNFCEYHGKSYKILEEFKPSPCEWCRCEPSNEVHCVVADCAVPECVNPVYEPEQCCPVCKNGEHAHVANPDAVNIAPDYAAV